The genomic region GGGGAATCGGGAAGAAATCATTTTTAAGGCAAAAAAGAGAAGATACCCAAGGGTTTCTAAAAATAGCAAAACCCCCGGAGAGACAAGGCCATGCCCGATCGTCAGCGTCTCTTTATCTGTCTATACCTATCTACCTTTTAAGCATTATGGTTTTCTTCTCCCTCCAAGGGAAACTGGGTGTAAATATGCCACTGACGATCGCGGTGGAGGAGTAAAGTCAACTCGGAAACAGTAAATTGGGCGGCAAAAGGGAGATCGCGAAATTCGGGCCAAGCCGCTTTAAAGGCTTGCCGTTTTAAATCTTTAAACGCCACGGTCATGTGAGGGGAAAAAGCGCGTCCTCGGGCGCGATCGTCTACAATCCCTAAACGGCGTTCTAAATCAAGTGCTAACTCGGCTTGGACTTGTAAAAGTTCCGGGGTTTTTTCGACATCAATATAAATGACCCGAGGGGGAAAAGCCCCGAACCCGGAAAGGGCGATCGAGATCGGATCGTGAAATCGGGCAAATTGGCGCAACGGTTCGGTCAGGCGATCGAGATCCTCCTCAACCCATTTAAACGGGGCCTGTAAGGTGACGTGAGGGGGAGATTTGAGGGCGTGAGAACTGCCGTAGCGATCGGCAAAATCCTGCTTGATGGCGGTGACCTCCGCTTGCAGTTCGGCGGGAGGCAAGAGCGCGATAAAGTAGAGGCGGGGAGATTTTTCCATGGAAAATGAACCGAAATTCAGCAATAACAACGAGAACCGTTAAATCAAATGCCTTGGTTTGCCAAAATTGAGGAAGGAATTGTCGAAAAACCGATTTTCGACCAATATGTAGAGGCTCACAAAGCCTACGTGCGCGATCTCAATGCCAAAGGACATCAAGCCAAAACGGGCTATTGGGCGGGCGCAGCCGGGGGAATGTTGCTGTTTCAAGCAGCATCAATAGAGGAAGCCCGGGCCATTGTCGAAGCCGATCCCCTGGTGGTCAATCATTGCGTCAAATACGTGCTGTACGAGTGGCGCGTAGTCGTGGAATGAGGGGGTTTTGGGGATTTTTCAGCCCGAACCCTTGTTTTCTCCTTTAATAATGATATGCTAGTAAACGATCCGGACCCATGCGATCGCAACGCCTAAACCTTGTCAGGCCCGGAAGGGAGCAGCAACACGGGATGCTTGCGGTAGGCGTGGACTCCGGGTCACTTTTTTAAGAGTAGACCCCAACTTCTGGTCACTCGGCAGGTTTGCACCCTATCCTGGAATCAGTACCGTAATTGCATAACAAGGAGCAACAGTCGTTATGGCTGGTTTCGGAGATGTGGTTCAAAAAGCCTTCTATCTCGGGGTGGGTTTGGCGTCCTATGCGGGAGAAAAAGCAGGAACCAAACTGACCGAGTTACAAAAACAAGCCCAGAAGTTAGCGGACGAACTGGTAGAACGCGGGGAGATGAGTACGGACGAAGCCCGCCGTTTTGTCGAAGATATGGTCAATCAGGGTCGCCAGTCGGTGAACGAGTCGGCGGGAGACGAGACACCGAAAGAACCGCGTCGCATCGAAATTCTCGAAGATGAAGAAGGCGAGACCGGGGAGACGGAAGCGCAAGCGCCGACACAAGCCGCGCCGGGTAAAGGTTCTGACAATGTAGACCAACTGCGCGATCGCGTGCGATCGCTTCAAGACGAACTGCGCCGCCTGCAAAACGAGTAGTCTCGCCGAGGCTGTAGTGACATGGCAAAAGCTTATGGAAAATTGGCCGACTGATTTATTTAAACTCCTCGAAAGCGCCACCGAAGATGTCGAAGGCTTTTTTCAGGAATTAAGCGAAGAGGTCAACGAATTTTTTGACGATTTAGCGAAGATTCCCGAACAAATCACCCGGGATTTTAACGACGGCTTGGATTTAGTAGAAGAACTCGAAGAGGGATTTTTTCTCGAAATCGATCGCTTTTTCTTGGAAGTCTTCGATCCGACCCTCGCCGAGGAATTAAACCGATTCGATTTAGAAGACCTATTCTACGATCTAGATCGGTCCGTCGATGAAAACTCTCCAGACCCCCCCCAGCCGTTCGTGACTTACGTCCGACCCACCCAAGGGCGACATCCGGCTTGTGTAGGATGTTACCACTATCACGGTCACGTTTACGGCGGCAATTTGCTCGTATGCGGGATGCATCCTTACGGTTGGGACGGAGAAAGCTGTCCCGACTGGGAATCGGAAGTTTAGCGAAGTCGGCGCCAACAGTCGCGCCGCTTCCCTCGTCAACGGTTCGGAGTCGGGTGTTGTACGAATTCACGACGATCGCCTATGAATAAAGCTACAACAACACGACGGCGAACCTCTACGGGTCTGCAGAGAACGGTTTTGTTCGCAACGATCGCCTGTTCCCTGTTCTCTTCGGGTACGATCGAACGACAGGCGATCGCTCAAATCGTACCCGATGCGACCTTACCCGATCGCTCCACGGTCACCGTCGAAGGAAATACGATACAGATTACCGGAGGAACGGCGCGATCGCGCAATTTATTCCACAGTTTTGAAAGCTTCTCGATCCCTACCGGAACAACCGCCACCTTCGACAACCCCCGGACGATCGAAAATATCTTTTCGCGGGTGACCGGAAGCGACCTGAGTAACATCGACGGTCTCCTCCAAGCCAACGGCGGCGCCAACCTCTTCTTAATCAACCCCAACGGCATCGTTTTCGGGCCGAATGCCTCCTTAAATGTAGGCGGTTCCTTTGTTGCAACCAGTGCGGACGCGGTCTTATTCGACGACGGCAGCCGTTTTAGCGCGATCGCCCCTCAAACCGACACCCTGCTCACCGTTAGCGTTCCCGTCGGCTTGCAATTGGGCGACAATCCCGGGGCGATCGCCATCAACGGAATCGGACTCGGGCGCAGTTTTGCCACCCCAGATTTCGACGGAAGCGAAACGGCGACCCAGAACGTCGAAACCGCGCGCCAAGAAATCGCCTTTCAACTGAGTATTCTCGCCCGCGAGGACGGGTTGGGGGTTCGACCCGATCGCACCTTAGCCCTCGTTGGCGGTCCGATTGTCTTAGACGGGGCCTTATTAAAAGCCCCCCAAGGTCGAATCGAGTTGTGGTCCGGTCGCAACGGACAACTGAGAACGACGGGAGAACGAGGAGAATTCGGGTTTGAAGAAACCTCCCCCTTCTCCTCATTTCAAGATATCTCCATCACCAACGAATCCGGCTTATTCACCGGGTTGGGCGGCGATGGCGGCGTCCGCGTACACGGGCGCAATCTCACCATTACCGGAGGATCGGAAATTCGTTCCGACAGTCTCGGCGAAGAAGATGGGGGCGAAATCGCCCTAGAAGCGTCGGAAGTCGTCGAAATTAGCGGGATTTCCAGAGATGGCACCTCTCGCACGATCGTCGGATCCGGCGCCTTCGGTAATGGCGATGCGGGTAGCGTCGAAGTGCGTGGGACCCAATTAAACGTGTTGGACGGCGGCTGGATTACCGTGGGAACCGTCAGCGACGGCGAAGCGGGAACGATCGCGATCGCCACCTCAGAATCGGTAGAATTAAGCGGCATTCCCATAAATGGCCAATTCGCCAGCATCCTCGACGCTTCCACCCTCGGAGTCGGTAACGCCAGCAATGTCGATATTACCACCCGGCGCCTGACGATGCGCGACGGCGCCCAAGTGCGCGTTCGAACCTTCGGCCCGGGACGGGGAGGCAACTTGACCATCCGCGCCTCAGAATCGGTGCAGTTGAGCGGAACCGACCCCCAAACCGGAACATCGACCCAAATCGAGGCGACCGCTTACAGCAGTGGCGAGGCGGGGGAAATCGAGATCGTCACCCCCCTACTCAGTTTGAGCGACGGCGCCCAAATCGAAGCCGCCAGCAACGGGACGGGAAAGGGCGGCAGACTGGAGATCGAGGGGGCCGAGTTAGTAGATATTGCCGGAGTCAGTGCGGATGGGGAACGCAGTTTGCTGACGACGAAAGGGTTCGGGTCGGGAGACGCGGGGGACGTGACCGTGAGAACCCGCCGTTTGATCGTGCGCGATGGCGGCGAAATCGGGACGAGTACCTCGGTGGACGGGGTCGGCGGGTTGATGTTGTTGGAGGCGTCGGAGGCGATCGAGTTTAGAGGGACCTCGCCGGATGGCAGTTTGCCGACCTTAATCACCGCCGATACCGACGGGGCGGGGAATGCGGGGAACGTGACGATCGCCACTCCCCGCTTGAGGGTGGGCGACGGGGCGATCGTGCTCTTGGGAACCTCTGGGGAAGGGAATGCGGGCCGTTTGCGCTTAGAGGCGACGGAAAGCGTCGAAATCGTCGGGAATGCTCAAATTGACGCGCGCACCCTCGGATCGGGCAATGGCGGGGGCATCGCGATCGCCACGGACCGCCTCCAGGTGGCCGACGGATCCCGGATCGGCGTCAACGGGGAAGGGACGGGAACCCCAGGCAATATTGAGATTGCGGCGTCGGACGTGCAACTCGATCGCGGCGCCTTGCAAGCGTCATCGGCGATCGGAAAAGGGGGTAATATTGACCTGCGATCGCCCGATATTCTCTTACGCAATCGCAGCGAAATTGTCGCCGCAGGCAGTCAAACCGGGAATATTACGCAGGAAGGCAATATCACGATCGCCGCCGAAACCCTGGTATTGCTCGAAGCCAGCCAGATCGTCACCAGCGCCACGGACCCTCAAGGAGGCAGCAATATCGCCATTAGCGCCATCCGAGGAGACGAGTTATTAGTTCTACTCTCTCCCGACAGTATTATCAATGCCCGAGGGCAGTTAAATATTGACGGCGATATCGATATCGAACCCGCCAATCTGCCCGAAGTCGAGGTCGCCGACCCGGATGCGGCGATCGCGCGCAGCCCCTGCAATCCCGAACAACTCGCCGAAAGTAGCTTTGCCATTCGCGGACGCGGCGGCTTACCCGTCAATCCCGGTCAACCCCTCAGCCGCGACGGGGTGTCGGTGGAGTTGGTCGAACCCATCTGGGAGACCCGGGAGACGCCCTCGGCGGCCAACTCATCCCGCGATCGCCCTTCGGATCCTTTAATCGAGGCGCGCGGCTTCGATCGCACTGCCGACGGCCAAATCTTGCTGACGGCGGCGCGATCGTCCGGTGCCAGTTCGCCGCCTCACATCATGGACTTATGTTCTCCCGAGTAAAATATAAATAAGGGGCTTTTTGTATATCTCTATCCCTGGGGACGCGACCCGATCGCGGCGATCGCCACTCCAAATAATAAAACGATCGCTCCAATTAAAACCGAGATCCCGGGAACTTCATTAAAAACGAGAAAGCCCAAAAAACTCGATGCAACGGGTTCAAATAAAACCGCCAACGCCACCAAAGTCGGCGACGTCCAACGAACGGCCCAATTTAAGCTCGTATGACCGATCATTTGAGGAATCAAAGCCATCAGAAGAATATAAAAATAAACTTCCGTGGGATAGCCGAAATATGAAGTTTGAAAAACAAACGGCATCGGGAGTAAAACCAGCGCCGCACAAGTACAAACGATCGCGCTGTACGGACCAATTCCCATCCCCCGACTTTGCACCGACTTCGCCAGCAATAAATAGATACTAATCGTCCAAGATCCTAACAACGCGAGCAGATCTCCCAAAATTGGGTTACTTCCGCCGTACAACCCGCCACTATCTCCCAATCCGATCGCCATTCCCCCCATTAAGGCGATCGCGATTCCGGTGACCGTCATTTTCGTGGGTTTGTCTTTGTAAATCCACCAAGACAGCAAGGAAACCCAAATCGGATTCATGGTGACGATCGTCGTCGAAGCGGCGATCGAAGTATAAGAAAGCGACGCGATCCACCCGGCGAAATGGAGCGCTAAAAACACGCCAGCGAGGGCAGCTTGGGCGATCGTCACTTTTTCGAGACGCGCGGGTTTGAAGTTGCGCCACGCGGGAGCCAACAAAAGTGAGGCAATTGTGAGGCGAGTGGCGGCCATCACCAAACTAAAGCCAATCCCTCGGGTTCCCGCAGCTTCCAGGGTCAAGCGGATAAAAATGGCGGCAGTGGAGACCGCTAAAACCCCAACCGCGATCGTCAGATTGAGCTGCCACGCCAGGGGATGTTTTACAGGAGAGTCCAGAGTATGTTTGACAGTCATTGGGGATCTTCTGGGGTAAAATCTAGGGGGAATTTACCACAGATAAAACTAAATCGCTGTCAGGAAAAGAGCATAGAGCAGTTTTCGCTGTTCGGCAGTACATTTCGATCCCCCTAAATCCCCCTTAAAAAGGGGGACTTTCACTGCCCCCCTTTTTAAAGGGGGGTTGGGGGGATCTTTGCCTCTTGTACCTCATGACAGCGCGAATTGCTGTAGAGGGTTAAGAACCTCGCCGATCGCCGCCACCCTTAAAATCAATCAAAATTGACTGAGTGAAGGCGATCGCCGAGAACGGCAAAAACTGCCCCCTTTTGCTAATCGTAATTCGATCGAAATGACCGAAGTCAAATCACAGGTTCGTAAAGCTGTCATTCCGGCGGGTGGATTTGGAACCCGACTGTTTCCGGCGACCAAAGCGATCGCCAAAGAATTATTTCCGATCGTCGATCGCGACGGGATCGCCAAACCGATTATATTAGCGATCGCCGAAGAAGCCATCAGTGCCGGAATCGAACAAATTGCGATCGTCACCCGCGAGAGCGATCGCGCCCAATTTGAAGACTTTTTTAAAACGCCACTTTCCGAAGCCTTTGCCAATAAAATCAAACCCCATCAAAAAGAATACGTCCGTTATTTAGAAACCGTCGGCGAACGGATTAATATATTGACCCAACCCGTACAAGACGGCTTCGGTCACGCCGTTTGTTGCGCTAAAGATTGGGTTGGCAAAGAACCTTTTTTATTAATGTTAGGCGACCATATTTATCGTTCGACGCGGGAAATCTCTTGCGCGCGTCAACTGGTTGAAGTCTACGAACGAGTCGGAAAAAGTGCGATCGGGCTGACCGTGACTCCCGCCGAGGAGCTGTATCATTGCGGCTGTGTCGCGGGGACTTGGCAGCCGGAAACAGGGCTGATAAACTTAAGCGAAGTAGCCGAAAAGCCGGATTTGAATTACGCGCGATCGCATCTGCGGGTCGAGGGCTTGGCGGAGAATGATTTTTTAACCGTTTTTGGGCTGTATTTGTTAACGCCCAAAATCTTCGAGATTCTCGAACAAAACATCCGAGACGGACGGCGCGATCGCGGCGAAATCCAACTCACGACAGCCTTAGAACAGTTGCGTCAGTTGGAAGGAATGTATGGCTGTTGTTTGCAAGGAAAATGTTTCGATACGGGGGTTCCTCTTTCCTACTGGCAAAGCGTGCGTGACTTTCGATTGTAGACTCCCCGAGGGTGCGATCGCGATGCCGTGCGGCCTCCTCATTCCCCAAGCAGCGCTTTTAAAAGCCCCAGTCGCCCTTGGGGTCGCCCTCAAACGTGGAGGAACGCGAACAATCGCATTTGAGGGCATCAGGATTGAGAAATGATGTCAATCCGAGGGGGGTCAATTAACCCGCGTTGGTATTGAGTAACTGTTTGACCGTTCCCACTAAATCGGACGGATGAAAAGGCTTGGTAATGTAAGCATCAGCCCCTTGTTTCATCCCCCAATAGCGATCGAATTCTTCACTTTTACTCGAACACATTAAAATCGGGATATTTTGACCTTGGGGCTGGCGTCTGAGCCATCGGCAGAGGTCGTAGCCGTTCATGCGAGGCATGATAATGTCCATGACAACGAGATCGGGAAGTTTCCCTTGCAATTTTTCTTGAGCTTCCACACCATCGCGGGCCTCGATCACGTCGAGGCCAATTTTTTTGAGAAGTCCGGCAACCATTTCTCTAGCGGTTGCGCTGTCGTCTACAATCAGAACGGTACTCATCTGCATCATTCCTGGTTCTGGGGTGAAAAGAGTCCTCCGGTCGGTTAGCCGATTGCTAATTTAAACATACCCTTGTTAGCCCAAAAAACGATCTGGGTGTCCTGCCCTTCGAGAGGCAGGCAGGGGAGGACATCTTAATTTTAATCGTATTGGTGACAAACATTAGTCGTTCGCAACGGATCGGAACAAACGGCGGCGAACGCCCCTCGGACGGCTCGTTCGACTGGGGAATCGAGTTCGGTCAGGGCTCGTTGCTGCTGTAAGTTCCAGCCTCAAATGCAGGTGGAGTCAAGGGGAGACAAGGGATTGAGGGCGTAGGCGATCGCCTGATTCGGGTCGATCTAAAGGCCAAGTTGTAACGCTAAAGCGGTCGATGACCGTTCGACTTCGGCAGCGACGAGGGGTTCGATCTCGTTGCGATAATGGGGCGAACTCGTCATTTGCATGTCATCCTCCTCAAATAATCGATCGGCTTGGATCGGGATCGGTTTCTATCGGATTCTATTGTAAAAATTGCCCCCGCCAAAAACATCGAGCCAAGGTCATCAACCGTTCTACGAGTTGACTTGCGATTCGATCCTTAAAAATCACGAATCGATCGTCTACTCGGGTAAAAAAGGGGGTCAAACCATCGGGGGCGATCGCCCAACATTCCCTGCAAACCCTTCGTGAATCGACGGAGAGATCGGCTAAACTGGGAGTGGGTGCCAAGGGCTTCAAGGGCGCCCGGGCTGGGTTTGCTCTCACAAGTGAAGATCGCCCTGGAAAACGACGGGAAATTTCACCGATCCCCGTGGAAAATTTCAACGATCGGCGAGGAATTACTCGCTAGCGAACCGGACTGACATCCCTTTGGCAAACCCGCTCATCGAGAGTCAGCGATTCTCCTTTAGAGACCCTACGAGAACGCCATCCTCGACGAATTAGCCCGTCATTCCAAGCCGCCAGACGCGATCTTGAAGGACGTCCACAAAGCTTGCAGGGAGACTGAAACTTCGGGAATTTTCAAGCTTTTATATTAAAATAATCGACAAATCCTTTGTTGATTGAAACGGCCAAAAAACACACAGCAGCGATGACCAATTCTCAACCACAAATCTTGAGTATCGACGAATATCACAACCTGGCCGATCGCGGCTTTTTCAAAGAAGACGAAGCCGTCGAACTCGTAGAAGGAACCCTGGTGCAGATGGCTCCGATCGGCCAAGACCACGCTGCTTGTTTGCGTGCTTTATTAGAAGACTTGCCCGTGTTTGTCGCCCAACGCGCCCTCGTGCAAACCCAAGAGGCGATCGTTCTCAACGAGAATACCGAAGTGCAACCGGACTTCGCGATTTTAGCCTATGCCGACGATTACTATCGGGCCCGGTTACCCCAAGCCAGTGAAGTTTTACTAGCGATCGAAATTGCGGACGAACTCTCTCTCGAATACGATCGCGCCATCAAACAACCCCTTTATGCCCGAGCGGGAATTTCAGATTATTGGATTTTCAATTTAAACGATAAATATTTAGAAATTTACAGCGAACCCGACGAACTCAGCCCCGGAAAATTCGGCTATCGAACCAAACGAATTCCCTTCATCAACGAAGCCATTCCTCTCCCTGGATTTCCCGATTCTTTGCTCTCTTTAACCAAGATTTTTCCCGAGTAAAACCGGGGAACGAGCAACTGAGAGACGAAACTTTTCGCGATCGCGCAACGGCAATTCAACCGCCCGCGATCCTTTTTGTATCTTTTTTCCTGTATTTTCCCCGTAAATTATGGCCATTTATCTCGATTCGGCGATCGTTGCCGACGCCAAAGCTGCCCAAAAACTCGGCTGGGTCAAAGGAATCACCACCAACCCGACCTTACTGGCGCAAAGCGACGATCCGCCAGAAATGACCTTGAAAAACTTACTCCCGTTCGCCGACGGTCCGCTTTACTATCAATTGCTAGCTGGCGACGTTCCTGGAATGGTCGCCGAAGGACGCCGAGCTTACGAGATTATCGGCGATCGCACCGTCCTCAAAATTCCCGCCACGCCGACCGGATTTGAAGCCGTCGCCATTCTTTCAAAAGAGATGACCTGTTCGGTGACCGGGATTTACGGACCGATCCAAGCGGCGATCGCCCGGGAAGCCGGAGCCAAAATCGCGATCGCCTACGTCAACCGCGCCACGAGGCTTTTGGGCGACGGGATCGCCCTCGTGCGCGAGATGGCCGCGATCCTCGAAGACAGTGACGTCGAAATCTTGGCCGCCAGTATCAAGTCTCCCGAAGAAGCTGCCGCCGCCTTACAAGCAGGCGCCGACCACTTGACCCTACCGTTGCCGATGTTAGCGGCGATCGCCCAGCACGAGTTTTCCGATAAAACCGTCGAAGACTTCGCCAAAACGGGCCGGGGATTACCCCTTAAAACGTAAAAATTTGCTTGACCCGGGTCGCTTCATTCTCCTGTTGCGCCCGGGCGAGTTCCCGGTCTAAGGCGGCTAAATTTTCCTCGATCGCCCCGACCAGACGGGCGATCGCCGACCCATTGGTCGGCAGACGGCGCCCGAGTTCGACATCGGTGCGATAGTGGGTTTCGAGGGCGTTGCGCCCCTGTCGAATCGCCGTTTGATACTCGTTCGACTCGGCGATCGCCCGATCCAACTCGCCGCGCACCCGATCGTACTCCCGGCGTTGGGAGTCGAGTTCGTCTAAGAGCTGTTGTAAGCTGTCGCCGAGGCGATCGCGCTGTCGGGCGTAGTCCGCGATCGCCGCTTTCGCTGTTTCTTCAGTTCGCAATTGCAGGCGATCGCGCCGTCCGCGCAATAATTCGATTTCTTCACCGAGTTGGGACTGCTGACGCCGTAACTGCTCGATTTGACCGTCGAGATCCGCTTTTTCGCGCTCCAGTTCGCTCAATTGCGCCTGTTGCGGTGCCAAGACGGCGCGATCGCGGGCGATCGACGCGCGCAAGCCATCGAGATCGGTGCGTTCCAACTCCCCACGCAGTCGGTCGAATTGCTCTGCTTCGTGTTGCAGTTGCTCTAATTCGGCGATCGCGTCGCGCATGTCGCCATCGATCGCCGAAAATTCGCCCGTTTTTGTCAGCAATTCGCTGTGTTGCGCGCGCAACTGTTGTAATTGGCGGGCGCGATCGCCGATTTTGGTTTGGAGGGCGTCTAATAACGAGAGGCGATCGAGGGTCGCGCCCGTGCGATCGAGCCATTGCAGTTGGGCGTCTAAGGCGCGAGTGAGGGCGATCGCCCACGCTTCCAAGGTTTCCGGTTCGGTCGCGTCCAACTGTTGCAAAACCTCGGGTGGATAGAGTTGTGCCCAAACATCGAGCAGAATTTCGAGCCATTGCAACGGGAGGGCGATCGTCTCGAAGGTCAACAAGGGGCGTTCGTCCTCAGAGGCGAGGTGTTGGAGACGGGCGATCGATTGGGCGAGGAGATCGAGGGACATGGGTAAGGGGGAGTAAAGAGCCAATGTGAAGTACCCGACGCTCATTGCTACGCAATAGAGCGCGGGCTTCTCTCTTCACCCTAAAATCTAAAATCTAAAATTTCCATTATTCAATTAACACGAAACCGGGAAACATTTTCGCTAAAACATTGCCTAACTCATATTCCACTCGTTTTTCCCCGCGAACTTCTTCAATGGTTAAATAAGCAATTTGAGAGCGATCCACGCGCATTCCCACCCGCCATTTATCCTCGGGAGAATAACTCGGTAACTTCACCATCTCCGGTAAGGATTCTTCGACCAAGACGCCTTTTCCTTGGGGGTCTACCCAGAGGGTGAGGGTCAAGGGTGCATCTTGTTGAAAGGTCACTAAAGGGGGAATATCGGCAAATTGGGGTTGAGATAACTCTTCCAAGCGGGTGCCACCTTTGATAATTTCGATCGCGCGGCGTTGGCGTTCGGCGTTGGCGTCGATGGTATCGACCACGATCCCGAGATTGTGCAGATATTTTTCGCTGGGTTGGACGCGATCGTTGGCGATCAAACAGGCGCCGTAGGAGATCGCATAAGCGCTGTGGGTGAGGTTAAAGGTTGCGTCGAGACGGGGATCGTCTGTAGCGAATTGTAAGGCTGAGGCGATCGCCCGTCGGACGAGGAAAAACTGAGAAAAACCGCCGACGAGGAAGACGCGATCGATCGTCTGTTGTCGTTCGGCGA from Oxynema aestuarii AP17 harbors:
- a CDS encoding 2'-5' RNA ligase family protein: MEKSPRLYFIALLPPAELQAEVTAIKQDFADRYGSSHALKSPPHVTLQAPFKWVEEDLDRLTEPLRQFARFHDPISIALSGFGAFPPRVIYIDVEKTPELLQVQAELALDLERRLGIVDDRARGRAFSPHMTVAFKDLKRQAFKAAWPEFRDLPFAAQFTVSELTLLLHRDRQWHIYTQFPLEGEENHNA
- a CDS encoding YciI family protein, whose translation is MPWFAKIEEGIVEKPIFDQYVEAHKAYVRDLNAKGHQAKTGYWAGAAGGMLLFQAASIEEARAIVEADPLVVNHCVKYVLYEWRVVVE
- a CDS encoding DMT family transporter, with protein sequence MTVKHTLDSPVKHPLAWQLNLTIAVGVLAVSTAAIFIRLTLEAAGTRGIGFSLVMAATRLTIASLLLAPAWRNFKPARLEKVTIAQAALAGVFLALHFAGWIASLSYTSIAASTTIVTMNPIWVSLLSWWIYKDKPTKMTVTGIAIALMGGMAIGLGDSGGLYGGSNPILGDLLALLGSWTISIYLLLAKSVQSRGMGIGPYSAIVCTCAALVLLPMPFVFQTSYFGYPTEVYFYILLMALIPQMIGHTSLNWAVRWTSPTLVALAVLFEPVASSFLGFLVFNEVPGISVLIGAIVLLFGVAIAAIGSRPQG
- a CDS encoding phasin family protein, translating into MAGFGDVVQKAFYLGVGLASYAGEKAGTKLTELQKQAQKLADELVERGEMSTDEARRFVEDMVNQGRQSVNESAGDETPKEPRRIEILEDEEGETGETEAQAPTQAAPGKGSDNVDQLRDRVRSLQDELRRLQNE
- a CDS encoding response regulator: MSTVLIVDDSATAREMVAGLLKKIGLDVIEARDGVEAQEKLQGKLPDLVVMDIIMPRMNGYDLCRWLRRQPQGQNIPILMCSSKSEEFDRYWGMKQGADAYITKPFHPSDLVGTVKQLLNTNAG
- a CDS encoding Uma2 family endonuclease — its product is MTNSQPQILSIDEYHNLADRGFFKEDEAVELVEGTLVQMAPIGQDHAACLRALLEDLPVFVAQRALVQTQEAIVLNENTEVQPDFAILAYADDYYRARLPQASEVLLAIEIADELSLEYDRAIKQPLYARAGISDYWIFNLNDKYLEIYSEPDELSPGKFGYRTKRIPFINEAIPLPGFPDSLLSLTKIFPE
- a CDS encoding transaldolase family protein yields the protein MAIYLDSAIVADAKAAQKLGWVKGITTNPTLLAQSDDPPEMTLKNLLPFADGPLYYQLLAGDVPGMVAEGRRAYEIIGDRTVLKIPATPTGFEAVAILSKEMTCSVTGIYGPIQAAIAREAGAKIAIAYVNRATRLLGDGIALVREMAAILEDSDVEILAASIKSPEEAAAALQAGADHLTLPLPMLAAIAQHEFSDKTVEDFAKTGRGLPLKT
- a CDS encoding two-partner secretion domain-containing protein; protein product: MNKATTTRRRTSTGLQRTVLFATIACSLFSSGTIERQAIAQIVPDATLPDRSTVTVEGNTIQITGGTARSRNLFHSFESFSIPTGTTATFDNPRTIENIFSRVTGSDLSNIDGLLQANGGANLFLINPNGIVFGPNASLNVGGSFVATSADAVLFDDGSRFSAIAPQTDTLLTVSVPVGLQLGDNPGAIAINGIGLGRSFATPDFDGSETATQNVETARQEIAFQLSILAREDGLGVRPDRTLALVGGPIVLDGALLKAPQGRIELWSGRNGQLRTTGERGEFGFEETSPFSSFQDISITNESGLFTGLGGDGGVRVHGRNLTITGGSEIRSDSLGEEDGGEIALEASEVVEISGISRDGTSRTIVGSGAFGNGDAGSVEVRGTQLNVLDGGWITVGTVSDGEAGTIAIATSESVELSGIPINGQFASILDASTLGVGNASNVDITTRRLTMRDGAQVRVRTFGPGRGGNLTIRASESVQLSGTDPQTGTSTQIEATAYSSGEAGEIEIVTPLLSLSDGAQIEAASNGTGKGGRLEIEGAELVDIAGVSADGERSLLTTKGFGSGDAGDVTVRTRRLIVRDGGEIGTSTSVDGVGGLMLLEASEAIEFRGTSPDGSLPTLITADTDGAGNAGNVTIATPRLRVGDGAIVLLGTSGEGNAGRLRLEATESVEIVGNAQIDARTLGSGNGGGIAIATDRLQVADGSRIGVNGEGTGTPGNIEIAASDVQLDRGALQASSAIGKGGNIDLRSPDILLRNRSEIVAAGSQTGNITQEGNITIAAETLVLLEASQIVTSATDPQGGSNIAISAIRGDELLVLLSPDSIINARGQLNIDGDIDIEPANLPEVEVADPDAAIARSPCNPEQLAESSFAIRGRGGLPVNPGQPLSRDGVSVELVEPIWETRETPSAANSSRDRPSDPLIEARGFDRTADGQILLTAARSSGASSPPHIMDLCSPE
- a CDS encoding sugar phosphate nucleotidyltransferase, translating into MTEVKSQVRKAVIPAGGFGTRLFPATKAIAKELFPIVDRDGIAKPIILAIAEEAISAGIEQIAIVTRESDRAQFEDFFKTPLSEAFANKIKPHQKEYVRYLETVGERINILTQPVQDGFGHAVCCAKDWVGKEPFLLMLGDHIYRSTREISCARQLVEVYERVGKSAIGLTVTPAEELYHCGCVAGTWQPETGLINLSEVAEKPDLNYARSHLRVEGLAENDFLTVFGLYLLTPKIFEILEQNIRDGRRDRGEIQLTTALEQLRQLEGMYGCCLQGKCFDTGVPLSYWQSVRDFRL